The nucleotide window gagccgcatgctcttatttgccatcccctaacgcccttctctatacatgcaccaccaacccatattctcgatccattaggggatggcataagtttcttttagaggcagcaagggacattgttttcagttatagtccttgtcttgggactttctcaaactgtaccgttcaaataactgaaaacagaaaagtctttggtctttaagacttgtaagccgtggataataaatctttgtctttgtctaagacatgtgtaagccgagggtaataaatctttgtaagccgtgggtaaggaatctgttttcagttatagtcttttgtcttaagactgagccgcatgctctcctttgccatcccctaacgcccttctttatacatgcaccaccaacccatattctcggtaCATTAGGGGAtgacataagtttcttttagaggcagcaagggacaatgttttcagctatagtccttgtcttaggactttctcaaactgtaccattcaaataactgaaaacagaaaagtctttgtCTTTAAGACttttaagccgtgggtaataaatctttgtctttgtcaagacatgtgtaagccgtgggtaataaatctttgtaagccgtgggtaaggaatctgttttcagttatagtcttttgtcttaagactgagccgcatgctcttatttgccatcccctaacgcccttctttatacatgcaccaccaacccatattctcggtccataggggatggcataagtttcttttaaaggcagcaagggacaatgttttcagttatagtccttgtcttaggactttctcaaactgtaccattcaaataactgaaaacagaaaagtctttggtctttaagacttgtaagccgtgggtaataaatctttgtctttgtcaagacatgtgtaagccgtgggtaataatcTTTGTAAGCTGTGGGTAAtaatctttgtaagccgtgggtaaggaatctgttttcagttatagtcttttgtcttaagactgagccgcatgctcttatttgccatcccctaacgcccttctttatacatgcaccaccaacccatattctcggtccattaggagatggcataagtttcttttagaggcagcaagggacaatgttttcagttatagtccttgtcttaggactttctcaaactgtaccgttcaaataactgaaaacagaaaagtctttggtctttaagacttgtaagccgtgggtaataaatatttgtctttgtctaagacatgtgtaagccgagggtaataaatctttgtaagccatgggtaaagaatctgttttcggttatagtcttttgtcttaagactgagccgcatgctcttatttgccatcccctaacgcccttctctatacatgcaccaccaacccatattctcgatccattaggggatggcataagtttcttttagaggcagcaagggacattgttttcagttatagtccttgtcttgggactttctcaaactgtaccgttcaaataactgaaaacagaaaagtctttggtctttaagacttgtaagccgtgggtaataaatctttgtctttgtctaagacatgtgtaagccgagggtaataaatctttgtaagccgtgggtaaagaatctgttttcggttatagtcttttgtcttaagactgagccgcatgctcttatttgccatcccctaacgcccttctctatacatgcaccaccaacccatattctcgatccattaggggatggcataagtttcttttagaggcagcaagggacattgttttcagttatagtccttgtcttgggactttctcaaactgtaccgttcaaataactgaaaacagaaaagtctttggtctttaagacttgtaagccgtgggtaataaatctttgtctttgtctaagacatgtgtaagccgagggtaataaatctttgtaagccgtgggtaaggaatctgttttcagttatagtcttttgtcttaagactgagccacatgctcttatttgccatcccctaacgcccttctctatacatgcaccaccaacccatattctcgatCCATTAGGAGATggcataagttttttttagaggcagcaagggacattgttttcagttataatccttgtcttaggactttctcaaactgtaccattcaaataactgaaaacagaaaaatctttggtctttaagacttgtaagccgtgggtaataaatctctGTCTTTGTCAAAACATGtctaagccgtgggtaataatctttgtaagccgtgggtaaggaatctgttttcagttatactcttttgtcttaagactgagccgcatgctcttatttgctATCCCCTAAAgcccttctttatacatgcaccaccaacccatattctcggtccattTAACAATTTTGCTATAGGAgatggcataagtttcttttagaggcagGCTGCCTTGGACCATGGTGAGTGAGGCAGTAGGAGCTGAAGAGCCAAACTACACTACTAGAGGAGCAAAGACTCCTACTTCAGCTAAAAACGACAAAGGAAAAGGAATAGCAAGCTCTTCAACTCAGAAGAAATGCTATGGTCCATCACCTTCTCAGTTGGAGTTGGTTGATGAAGAGGATGACATTGAAGGCGAGGAAGGTGTTGGCTATGACAGGGAATTGGAGTGTGAGGATTCTGAATTGGAGTAGAGCTTTGTCTACTGGTGTTTCATTtgcttttgaatttgttttttttttaatttggtgtttgcatttggtattttcagTTGTGTTTTGCTCTAAGAACCtttgaattttattatatggatTTGGTTTTTTCAGTTGTGCAGCATGATATACATATAGATGGTCTAGGAACTTACCTTCTTGTTGCAGGATACATGAAGCGCTTCCTTTGTGGCGCCGTGGCGCTAGGCGCTAAGCGCCAGTCTCTTCGCTTCTTCTCGCCACACGCCTTTTCGAACCAAGGAGGCAGCAAGGGACAATGTTCCCAAATAAGAATCTGACAGAACAGTATAAGATTAGTGTCTGTCTATGCTCTTTTTTggtttgaaaaacaaaaacaaaaacaaaacaaaaccaaaacaatgtTCCCAAACAAGAATCTGACAGAACACTATTAGATTAGTGTTTGTCTATGATCTTTTTTGGGTTTGAAAAACCACAAGAACGTCTATAGCAAGAACATTACAAGAACGTCTGCCTAATCTCTTGGGTTTGATAAAaccacaagaaaacaaaaagcttTAAAAGTCCTGTTAAAAGAGGAAAATCGTAGTCAAATAAAAAACAGTTCAAAATGGAATCCTGATTTCAAAAATCTCAAAACAAAACCGGGATAAAAGCGCTTCAAAATAAAACGGGAAAGTGTAAGGACATGCAGAGAAGAGAAAAGACAATCAAAAAGCTGAGTTTGTGCCAAAGGTGTGCAGAGAGAAACAGGACGACATAGATGTTTTTGATTTACCTCAGTTATCGGGAGAGAACCACCGTAAGAGCACTCCTAAATGTACAACAGCCGGTATCAACTTTAATAGAAATGGTGTCGTTACCTGCAACATATTCACTTTAATGTACATGTCAAAATATTCGTTCTACAACTGAAATGGTGTGGATGTGAACCATACCAGGCTTAGAGCAGTTGTTCCCAGAAGTAGGAGGTACAGTTTGCTCTGCGAATAAACACAAAACCCTTCACTGTTATCACTCCATCAAAAGCAAAATTATGAGCAACCTATTATGTGGTACTACACAGTCGGGAAGATATAACCGTAGTTGCACTACAGAGTTTCATTTGATTGCTTACCTCAATAAGGTGAAGATTAGATGCTCGACTTAGCAGAACAAAAGCAAATTCCCCAATCTGCGCAAGCGACATTCCAACCTATAGAGAAGAAAACTGTAAGGGCTCTCACTACGACTAAGGTTTGGAGCAATGTGAAAGCAAAAAGGAAGGGTTCACTTCTTACAAGTAGTATCCAAAGACGTTAACAACGATTGCAACGACCACGGTCTTTATCACTATCACCAGTAACACAACTGCTACCAGAATATCAACATGGTTCCACAAGAAGTGCATATGTATCAACATTCCAATACTAGCAAGGAACAGCGCTGCAAAAAAATTGCGGATTGGTTCTACCTGAAAGGGAAGCACATGAATGATAAGAAGAGCTCTATGTGGCAAAAAAGAGAAATGCATTTCATAAAGCCACCAACAGATATATAGCACAAAAGACACTTGTGGCATAAGAATGTCCAAATAAAATGCGAAAAGATCCACAGGTCCGAAAGAGTCAAAATTGACTTCTTACTTGTTCAAGAGTATGCTGGGCGAGATCCGTTGTTGAGATCATCACTCCTGCCGAAAAGGAACCCAGCTCAAGACTTAGACCGAGCTTGTCACTACACTGAAGAAACCGAAACAATACTGAGTTTATGAACTGAAAATTTGAGATAGCACATGTGCAAAAAGCCAATAGATAAGAAGAACAAAGGATCAGACTGACCCAAGCAACAAGCAAACAAAATGCTACAGCGGCCAACTGGTAGAGCTCGTTAGTCTGTCAAAGATTGACGAACGCTTAAGttgataaacattttaaagACCAAAAACGGAAGCAAGTAAAAATATGTGTATACCTGAGAAGAAAGGCTTGTCATAAGTTTTAGAAACCATGGTACCCAGGTACGTGACAGTACAAACAAAGCAGCCAAAAACGCAATCAAAATAGCCAACCTTGAAAGAAATTACCGCACGGTCAAAAGAAATGAAGTATCAAAAACTTGGTTTCACTGAACAACAGTATAACAAGTGAAAAAGGAAGCAGGATATTGTCGACATTTTCACAGAACTTCcagtaaaatagaaaacatacgATTTAGCCATGGACAACATTCCTTGAAGGACACCAGATGTGCCACCAAGAACCGGAAGGAGAGCAAAAAGCAAACCCACAGCACAATCCTAGAGATTCATGAagccatattttaaaaatctaatgaAAGCAACTGTAGGATACAACATATTAATAGCTGAAATCCAGTAGCATACAAAAGAGTAAGCGGAAACAATAGCCTGTAAAAATCATATTACTATGCTATTGTTTGGAGAGTGACTGAGATACCTGAAGGATAAGTGTTCCAACGGTTATCTGGCTATGTAGAGCACTTATGCTATTTTTTTCCATTAAAAATTTCAACACCTGATACAAGAATCATGGCAAGGTAACAAGAACATATGAGGATCACCCCTAAAGAGAAACTTAGGGAAACATAACTGGTACAACAAAAGAAAGGATTTAATACAGTGAGAGCACACGGAGTAAATTATAACAGTTTAGAATACAAAAGTGATATTAGAATATA belongs to Brassica rapa cultivar Chiifu-401-42 chromosome A07, CAAS_Brap_v3.01, whole genome shotgun sequence and includes:
- the LOC103849266 gene encoding K(+) efflux antiporter 4, which translates into the protein MKRDYDETKMKELEQISVTTYNITSNAMMITQVETVAQFGVIFLLFALGLEFSAAKLRVVRAVAIPGGLLQIFLFMCLSGITASLCGGKLTEGIFVGAFLSMSSTAVVLKFLMEKNSISALHSQITVGTLILQDCAVGLLFALLPVLGGTSGVLQGMLSMAKSLAILIAFLAALFVLSRTWVPWFLKLMTSLSSQTNELYQLAAVAFCLLVAWCSDKLGLSLELGSFSAGVMISTTDLAQHTLEQVEPIRNFFAALFLASIGMLIHMHFLWNHVDILVAVVLLVIVIKTVVVAIVVNVFGYYLLECRLRRLGNLLLFC